The proteins below are encoded in one region of Sporosarcina sp. FSL K6-1508:
- the metA gene encoding homoserine O-acetyltransferase MetA, which translates to MPINIPKQLPAGELLKKEKIFVMDEERATSQDIRPMTIAILNLMPEKERTELQLLRLLGNTPLQVNVTFLNTATHDSKNVSKTHLNAFYTTFEHVKHRRFDGLIITGAPIEHLEFEDVNYWKEMTEIMEWSKENVTSVLHICWGAQAALYHHYGIGKFELPKKCSGVFTHRLSDPTNNLARGFNDEFKAPHSRYTSVSTEEIENDPRLHLLAKSEDAGAFIVISKDSKHIMITGHLEYDADTLAEEYARDLKKGVSVDIPENYFPNDDSSKEPLNTWRSHTHLLFSNWLNYYVYQETPYEWE; encoded by the coding sequence ATGCCAATCAACATACCGAAACAATTACCGGCAGGGGAACTGTTAAAGAAAGAAAAAATATTCGTGATGGATGAAGAACGTGCAACGTCACAAGATATACGTCCAATGACCATTGCAATTTTGAATTTGATGCCAGAAAAAGAAAGAACTGAGCTACAGCTTCTGCGTTTATTGGGAAATACTCCACTGCAAGTGAATGTTACCTTTCTGAACACAGCAACACATGATTCGAAAAATGTTAGTAAAACACATTTGAATGCTTTTTATACAACATTTGAACATGTGAAGCATCGTCGTTTCGACGGATTGATCATTACAGGTGCCCCGATTGAGCATTTGGAATTTGAGGACGTTAATTACTGGAAAGAAATGACGGAGATTATGGAATGGTCAAAAGAAAATGTAACTTCTGTTTTACATATTTGCTGGGGTGCCCAAGCAGCGCTATATCATCATTATGGAATTGGAAAATTTGAGTTGCCGAAAAAGTGCTCAGGTGTATTTACACATCGACTTTCCGACCCGACGAATAATCTTGCACGTGGCTTTAATGATGAATTCAAAGCACCGCACTCACGCTATACATCCGTTTCGACAGAAGAAATAGAAAATGATCCTCGTCTACACCTGCTAGCAAAATCAGAAGATGCTGGAGCTTTCATCGTCATCTCTAAAGATAGTAAACATATTATGATTACAGGGCATTTGGAATACGATGCGGATACACTTGCAGAAGAGTATGCGCGTGATCTGAAAAAAGGAGTATCTGTTGATATCCCAGAAAATTATTTTCCGAATGATGATTCATCCAAAGAGCCACTGAATACATGGCGTTCTCACACGCATTTGCTCTTTTCTAACTGGCTGAATTATTATGTATACCAAGAAACGCCTTATGAATGGGAATAA
- a CDS encoding PepSY domain-containing protein → MTNHNRYNQNHHWHEHYQNPQYRRISIEQAMDIAVRRVPGQVVKAELDYDDGMLVYEIDIRTADGYKYEVKVDATTGAILKVKLD, encoded by the coding sequence GTGACGAATCATAATCGATATAACCAAAATCATCATTGGCATGAACATTATCAAAACCCGCAGTACCGAAGGATCTCAATAGAACAGGCGATGGATATCGCGGTAAGACGTGTACCAGGTCAAGTTGTAAAGGCAGAATTAGATTACGACGATGGAATGTTAGTGTATGAAATTGACATTAGAACGGCAGATGGCTATAAGTATGAAGTGAAAGTTGATGCAACTACAGGTGCGATTCTTAAAGTGAAACTCGATTAA
- a CDS encoding phosphocarrier protein HPr — protein sequence MVEKQYEITSSAGLHARPASALVSAVTSFIAEVTLEHAGKKVNLKSILGVMSLGITSGAVITISAEGEDEVEALAKVDEIMKNEGLAN from the coding sequence ATGGTTGAAAAACAATACGAAATTACAAGTTCAGCGGGGTTACATGCACGTCCAGCATCGGCTTTAGTCAGTGCAGTCACTTCATTTATAGCAGAAGTTACTTTGGAGCATGCAGGTAAAAAAGTGAATTTAAAATCGATTTTAGGTGTCATGTCCCTAGGTATCACTTCTGGAGCCGTTATCACAATTTCAGCAGAGGGGGAAGATGAAGTAGAAGCATTAGCAAAAGTCGATGAAATTATGAAAAACGAAGGCCTTGCAAACTGA
- a CDS encoding DeoR/GlpR family DNA-binding transcription regulator, whose translation MLTNERHELILNLLAEKQTVKIQELVDATAASESTIRRDLNDLEDLNKLDRVHGGATINERITKELSILDKSSRNLHEKIKLASFAASFVQEGDCIFLDAGTTTLQMIPYLKNKKVTVVTNGLTHVDSLMESEITTYLTGGYVKSSTRALIGPQTIQTLSDYQFDKCFLGVNGFHVEYGYTTPDPEEAAVKRLASTLARKTFVVADQSKYNKVSFSTIMSLDKAALIVSDFQKQAIELLEQKTTVKVETT comes from the coding sequence ATGTTGACAAATGAACGACATGAATTAATTTTAAATTTATTGGCAGAGAAACAGACAGTTAAAATTCAAGAATTGGTTGACGCTACAGCAGCTTCAGAGTCGACAATCAGGAGAGATTTGAACGATCTTGAAGATCTTAACAAATTGGATAGGGTTCATGGAGGTGCTACCATCAATGAACGTATTACAAAAGAACTTAGTATTTTAGATAAGTCGTCCAGAAACCTTCATGAGAAAATTAAACTTGCAAGTTTTGCTGCCTCTTTCGTTCAAGAGGGAGATTGTATTTTTCTAGATGCAGGGACTACAACACTGCAGATGATTCCTTATTTGAAAAACAAAAAGGTGACGGTGGTGACGAATGGATTGACACATGTCGATTCATTAATGGAATCTGAGATCACGACTTATTTGACAGGTGGCTATGTAAAATCCAGTACGCGTGCCCTCATTGGCCCACAAACGATACAAACGTTAAGTGATTATCAGTTCGACAAATGTTTTCTTGGTGTTAACGGTTTCCATGTGGAATATGGATATACGACACCTGATCCGGAAGAAGCGGCTGTAAAGAGACTTGCATCTACACTTGCTCGAAAAACATTTGTTGTGGCCGATCAATCGAAATATAACAAAGTCAGTTTTTCTACTATTATGTCGCTCGATAAGGCAGCGTTGATTGTGAGTGATTTTC